A region from the Thermanaeromonas sp. C210 genome encodes:
- the ispG gene encoding flavodoxin-dependent (E)-4-hydroxy-3-methylbut-2-enyl-diphosphate synthase — MEVRRRQTRRIYVGKVAVGGGAPIVVQSMTNTDTRDVAATVDQIRRLEAAGCEIVRVAVPDREAARALRSIKAQTNLPLIADIHFDHRLALEALAAGADGLRINPGNIGGARALERVAREAGERGVPIRVGVNAGSLEREVMEAHGGITAEAMVESALRSIRLLENLGFFNIKVSLKASEVPLMVDAYRLLAQRVDYPLHLGVTEAGPLLTGAVKSAVGLGILLSEGIGDTIRVSLTGDPVLEVEVAYTILRSLGLRKRGVELISCPTCGRCQIDLEGLAARVEEKLKGLQVPLKVAVMGCAVNGPGEARQADVGIAGGRGWGMVFRQGEPVRRVPEEHLVDALWEEIDKILQEREERHARQ, encoded by the coding sequence GTGGAGGTTAGGCGGCGTCAGACGCGGCGCATTTACGTGGGTAAAGTAGCCGTTGGCGGCGGGGCCCCCATAGTGGTCCAGTCCATGACTAACACCGACACGCGGGATGTGGCCGCCACCGTAGATCAAATCAGGCGCCTGGAGGCGGCCGGCTGCGAGATAGTGCGGGTGGCCGTGCCGGACCGTGAGGCGGCCCGGGCCTTGCGGTCCATAAAGGCCCAGACGAATTTACCCCTCATTGCCGACATCCATTTCGATCACCGGCTGGCCTTGGAGGCCCTGGCGGCCGGCGCCGACGGCCTGCGGATAAACCCCGGCAATATCGGAGGCGCCCGGGCCCTAGAGCGGGTCGCCCGGGAAGCGGGGGAAAGGGGCGTTCCCATCCGTGTAGGGGTTAATGCGGGCTCCTTGGAGCGGGAAGTCATGGAGGCCCACGGCGGCATTACGGCCGAGGCCATGGTAGAAAGTGCCCTGCGTTCCATACGGTTGCTGGAAAACCTGGGCTTCTTTAATATCAAAGTTTCCCTAAAGGCTTCGGAGGTTCCGCTGATGGTAGATGCCTACCGTCTTCTGGCCCAAAGGGTGGATTACCCCCTGCACCTGGGCGTTACCGAGGCCGGTCCTCTGCTGACGGGGGCGGTAAAATCGGCCGTGGGATTGGGAATCCTGCTGAGCGAAGGGATAGGAGATACCATCCGGGTGTCCTTAACCGGGGACCCCGTTCTGGAAGTAGAAGTAGCCTACACCATCCTGCGGTCCCTGGGCCTAAGAAAACGGGGAGTTGAGCTCATCTCCTGTCCCACCTGCGGGCGCTGCCAGATCGACCTGGAAGGGCTGGCAGCCCGGGTGGAAGAGAAACTTAAAGGGCTGCAGGTGCCCCTCAAGGTGGCCGTAATGGGGTGCGCCGTGAACGGACCCGGGGAAGCCAGGCAGGCCGATGTAGGAATAGCCGGCGGGCGGGGGTGGGGCATGGTCTTCCGGCAGGGAGAACCCGTCCGCCGGGTGCCGGAAGAACACTTGGTAGACGCCCTCTGGGAAGAAATCGATAAAATCTTGCAGGAACGGGAGGAACGCCATGCGCGCCAGTGA
- the rseP gene encoding RIP metalloprotease RseP codes for MTIVWALFVFSLLIVAHELGHFLVAKKAGIKVEEFAIGMGPALVQFKRGETVYSLRALPLGGFNRMAGMEGDDQDDPRGFNRQPVLVRMAVIAAGSLMNFVLAVALFIFVFMVLGIPVDKNVIGRVEPGRPAAAAGLQPGDRVISINGVPVDSWMDMVQEINRRPEENLSLEIERAGRRMVVSVQSERDPGTGVGLIGIGPSWERQGLWRSLYLGFSQAVSITAAIVVSLIEMITGKIAPDVVGPVGIVQMVGQAASFGLANVLSFTAVLSLDLGLINLLPIPALDGSRLVFLTWEGVRGRPLDPAKENIIHLIGFALLMGLLLLITYRDILRLFS; via the coding sequence TTGACGATTGTTTGGGCCTTATTTGTTTTCAGCCTCTTGATCGTCGCCCACGAGCTGGGCCACTTCCTGGTGGCCAAGAAGGCCGGCATTAAGGTAGAAGAGTTTGCCATCGGGATGGGTCCCGCCCTGGTTCAATTTAAGCGTGGTGAGACGGTGTACTCCCTGCGCGCGCTTCCCCTGGGCGGTTTTAACCGTATGGCCGGAATGGAGGGCGACGACCAGGACGACCCTCGCGGCTTTAACCGGCAGCCAGTATTGGTCCGGATGGCGGTTATTGCCGCCGGCTCCCTCATGAACTTCGTCCTGGCAGTGGCCCTCTTTATCTTTGTCTTTATGGTGTTAGGGATCCCGGTGGATAAAAATGTCATCGGCCGGGTGGAGCCCGGAAGGCCGGCGGCTGCAGCCGGCCTCCAACCGGGAGACAGGGTTATCTCCATAAACGGCGTGCCGGTGGATAGCTGGATGGACATGGTGCAGGAGATCAACCGGCGGCCCGAGGAAAACCTCTCGCTAGAGATCGAGCGGGCGGGACGAAGAATGGTCGTTTCCGTGCAGAGCGAGCGGGACCCCGGCACCGGAGTGGGGCTAATAGGCATTGGGCCTTCCTGGGAAAGGCAGGGGTTGTGGCGCTCCCTGTACCTGGGCTTTTCCCAGGCCGTCAGCATCACGGCAGCGATAGTGGTAAGTTTAATTGAGATGATTACGGGAAAGATAGCCCCCGATGTAGTCGGACCGGTGGGCATTGTCCAGATGGTGGGGCAGGCAGCTTCCTTCGGCCTGGCCAACGTCCTGAGTTTTACCGCTGTTTTAAGCCTCGATCTGGGGCTTATCAATCTCCTGCCCATCCCGGCCCTGGACGGCAGCCGGCTGGTGTTTTTAACGTGGGAGGGCGTCCGGGGCCGGCCCCTCGATCCGGCCAAGGAAAACATAATTCACCTCATAGGCTTTGCCCTGCTCATGGGGCTCCTGCTGTTGATAACCTACCGCGACATATTACGCCTTTTTAGCTGA
- a CDS encoding 1-deoxy-D-xylulose-5-phosphate reductoisomerase, which yields MSKGIVILGSTGSIGRQALEVIENFREKFEVLALAAARNIERLEKQIRRHRPRMAVVLEAARQRELRERVRGLGVEVLAGAEGLLAAATLPEADLVLAAMVGTTSLPAVLAAIEAGKNVALANKEILVTAGDLVMEEARRRGVRILPVDSEHSAVFQCWRPGEGIHKVILTASGGPFRKLSVKEMEKVTPDMALAHPNWRMGPRVTVDSATLMNKGLEVLEAKHLFQLDYRDIEVVIHPQSIVHAIVTYNDGSSLAHMSLPDMRLPIQYALTWPERWANAYPRLDLTALGSLTFEEPDWDRFPCLGLALEAGRRGATFPAALNAADEVAVDLFLQRKIGFLDIPRLVEGVLARHHPVEAPGLQDILAADHWARREALSLAAGWKGRCKLA from the coding sequence ATGAGCAAAGGCATAGTTATCCTGGGGTCTACCGGGTCCATCGGACGACAGGCCCTGGAAGTCATCGAAAACTTCCGGGAGAAGTTTGAGGTCCTGGCCCTGGCCGCGGCCCGCAATATAGAGCGGCTGGAGAAGCAGATAAGGCGCCACCGGCCCCGGATGGCGGTGGTCCTGGAGGCGGCAAGACAGCGAGAGTTAAGGGAACGAGTTCGCGGGCTGGGGGTGGAGGTCCTGGCCGGAGCGGAGGGCCTGCTGGCGGCGGCCACCCTCCCCGAGGCCGACCTGGTGCTGGCGGCCATGGTGGGCACCACGAGCCTGCCGGCCGTGCTGGCGGCCATAGAGGCCGGGAAGAACGTAGCCCTGGCCAACAAAGAGATCCTGGTGACGGCCGGAGACCTGGTTATGGAAGAGGCCCGGCGCAGGGGCGTCCGTATTCTACCCGTGGACAGTGAACATTCGGCCGTCTTCCAGTGCTGGCGGCCGGGTGAAGGCATCCATAAGGTCATCCTCACGGCTTCCGGCGGCCCTTTCAGGAAACTTTCCGTGAAGGAAATGGAGAAGGTAACTCCGGATATGGCCCTGGCCCACCCCAACTGGCGGATGGGGCCGCGGGTCACCGTTGATTCGGCCACCCTCATGAATAAGGGATTAGAGGTGTTGGAAGCCAAACACCTTTTTCAGCTGGATTATCGAGATATCGAGGTGGTCATCCATCCCCAGAGCATTGTTCACGCCATAGTTACATATAATGATGGCAGTTCCTTGGCCCACATGAGCCTGCCCGATATGCGGCTGCCCATCCAGTATGCCCTCACCTGGCCGGAGAGGTGGGCAAACGCGTATCCCCGCCTGGATTTGACGGCCCTGGGATCCCTTACCTTCGAAGAGCCCGACTGGGACCGGTTTCCTTGCCTCGGGTTAGCCCTTGAAGCCGGGCGCCGGGGGGCCACATTCCCGGCAGCCTTGAACGCGGCCGACGAAGTGGCAGTAGACCTGTTCTTACAGAGGAAAATCGGTTTCCTGGACATCCCGCGGCTGGTAGAGGGGGTTCTAGCCCGCCACCACCCTGTAGAGGCACCGGGGCTGCAGGATATACTGGCGGCAGACCATTGGGCCCGCCGGGAGGCTTTATCCCTGGCCGCCGGATGGAAAGGAAGGTGTAAGTTAGCTTGA
- the ytvI gene encoding sporulation integral membrane protein YtvI — protein MSAPERFNRAFQTLIFVLVLTVICLLVFYYILPAVAVIYHKISSVVLPFALAALLAALIDPVVNFIQYRGRVSRTLAVLIALLVCLGVASILLFMLISSLVVELEALVASLPAQARNLGGVLAEWINRLQAFYFSGNWPSDILSSLQNLVDTGIATLREWLTSLAQWLITFLRSLPELFVVVIIILVATFFFSRDKDTILAGLRSVLPAVWAERVERTGVFLGKAIIGVLRAETVLISLQIVQTVIGLLILKVDYALTLAFVIGLADLLPIVGPGTIYIPWAVWEFIQGRYGLGIALLVLYSFIIILRQLLQPKLVAVSLGLHPLTTLVALYAGLKLLGIAGIIIGPLTVLVVKAIIYSNRETGGT, from the coding sequence TTGTCGGCGCCTGAACGCTTTAACCGGGCTTTCCAGACCCTGATCTTTGTCCTGGTTTTGACAGTTATCTGCTTGCTGGTTTTTTATTATATTTTGCCCGCGGTAGCGGTTATTTACCACAAGATATCCTCCGTGGTATTACCTTTTGCCCTGGCGGCTTTACTGGCGGCCCTCATCGACCCGGTGGTAAACTTTATCCAGTACCGGGGCAGGGTTAGCCGTACCCTAGCTGTGCTTATCGCCCTGTTGGTTTGCCTGGGTGTGGCCAGCATTCTCCTTTTTATGCTGATCTCCAGCCTGGTAGTAGAACTGGAAGCGCTGGTGGCCAGCCTGCCGGCTCAGGCCCGGAATCTGGGGGGAGTCCTGGCCGAGTGGATTAACCGGCTGCAGGCCTTTTATTTTTCCGGCAATTGGCCGTCGGATATTTTAAGTTCCCTGCAGAATCTCGTGGATACCGGTATTGCTACTCTGAGGGAGTGGTTGACTTCCCTCGCCCAATGGTTGATAACCTTCCTGCGCTCCCTGCCCGAACTCTTTGTAGTAGTGATCATCATCCTGGTGGCCACCTTCTTCTTCAGCCGGGATAAGGATACCATACTGGCCGGCCTGCGCAGCGTTTTGCCCGCCGTGTGGGCCGAACGGGTGGAGCGCACAGGCGTTTTCCTCGGCAAGGCCATCATCGGCGTTTTGCGGGCGGAAACCGTCCTGATCAGCTTGCAGATCGTCCAGACGGTTATCGGGCTGCTGATTTTGAAGGTGGACTACGCCCTGACCCTGGCCTTTGTAATCGGCCTGGCCGATCTTTTACCTATTGTGGGTCCGGGCACCATTTATATTCCGTGGGCCGTGTGGGAGTTTATCCAGGGCAGATACGGCCTGGGTATCGCTCTGCTAGTCCTTTATAGTTTTATTATCATCCTGCGACAGCTCCTACAGCCTAAATTGGTGGCTGTAAGCCTGGGATTGCATCCCTTAACCACCTTGGTGGCCCTTTATGCCGGACTGAAGCTCCTGGGCATTGCGGGGATCATTATCGGGCCGCTAACCGTACTGGTGGTCAAAGCCATTATTTACAGTAACAGAGAGACAGGAGGCACCTGA
- a CDS encoding phosphatidate cytidylyltransferase produces the protein MLIQRVLVAVVGIPLLIGLAYAGGLWLWVLLTLISFWGLREYYDLLQRMGINPLRVWGQLGGLALLLMVYWGRDFPTFFPQGALFLFLLVFLFAYPRYSLVDTAASYTGLLYVSGSLSHLLLLRFIPEWGFPLLLYSLILTWVNDTAAYLGGRFWGRRKLCPGLSPAKTWEGASSGLVGVVVTGVLVGPRLLPLSPWHLVPLAVLVAAAGQAGDLIESGIKRMAGAKDSGRFLPGHGGILDRFDSLFLVGPVVYYFWRFVT, from the coding sequence GTGCTGATACAGCGGGTATTGGTGGCCGTCGTGGGCATTCCCCTCCTGATCGGTTTGGCATATGCCGGGGGTCTATGGCTGTGGGTCCTCTTAACCCTGATATCCTTTTGGGGGTTAAGGGAGTATTATGACTTGCTGCAGCGCATGGGCATCAACCCTTTAAGGGTTTGGGGTCAACTGGGCGGCCTGGCCCTGCTCCTCATGGTGTACTGGGGGCGTGATTTCCCCACTTTTTTTCCGCAAGGGGCGCTCTTCCTCTTCCTTTTGGTCTTCTTATTCGCTTATCCTCGCTACTCCCTGGTGGACACGGCTGCCAGTTACACCGGGCTCCTCTATGTGTCCGGATCCTTAAGCCACCTGTTGCTCCTTCGCTTTATCCCTGAGTGGGGTTTCCCCCTCCTCTTGTACAGCCTGATCCTGACCTGGGTGAACGATACGGCCGCTTACCTGGGCGGGCGCTTCTGGGGCAGGAGGAAATTGTGTCCCGGCTTGAGCCCGGCCAAGACGTGGGAAGGGGCTTCAAGCGGTCTGGTGGGGGTGGTCGTCACCGGCGTGCTGGTGGGCCCCCGGCTACTGCCGCTGAGCCCCTGGCACCTAGTCCCTCTGGCGGTGCTGGTGGCCGCGGCCGGGCAGGCAGGCGACCTGATAGAGTCCGGTATTAAGCGGATGGCCGGAGCTAAAGACAGCGGCCGCTTTCTTCCCGGCCACGGCGGAATCCTCGACCGATTTGATAGTTTGTTTCTAGTAGGACCAGTGGTATACTATTTTTGGAGATTTGTTACTTAA
- a CDS encoding isoprenyl transferase codes for MFPRRRKEKRDDQKAEPLPERLPRHVAIIMDGNGRWALRRGLPRAAGHRAGVEALREVVKACLEWGIQILTVYAFSTENWKRPRSEVEALMNLLVEYLEREVRELHEQGVQIRAIGRLHELPPEARQKLQQAMQTTAGNGRLVLNLALNYGGRAELVDACAALVKDVEAGKLRAEEVREDTLERYLYTAGLPDPDLLIRAAGEMRLSNFLLWQAAYTELWVTSTLWPDFRREDLLAALEDYARRERRFGGLK; via the coding sequence TTGTTTCCTCGACGGCGCAAGGAGAAGAGGGACGACCAAAAGGCAGAGCCCCTTCCCGAGCGCCTGCCCCGCCATGTGGCCATCATTATGGACGGGAACGGACGATGGGCCCTGAGGCGGGGCCTGCCCCGGGCGGCCGGCCACCGGGCCGGAGTAGAAGCTCTGCGGGAAGTGGTTAAGGCCTGTCTGGAATGGGGCATTCAAATCCTGACGGTGTACGCCTTTTCTACTGAAAATTGGAAGCGCCCCCGGTCGGAAGTAGAGGCTCTGATGAACCTGCTGGTGGAATACTTGGAGCGGGAAGTGAGGGAACTGCACGAACAGGGCGTGCAAATACGGGCCATCGGCAGGTTGCATGAACTCCCGCCGGAGGCCCGGCAGAAGTTACAGCAGGCTATGCAAACCACGGCCGGCAATGGCCGCCTCGTTTTGAATCTGGCCCTGAATTATGGCGGCCGGGCGGAGCTCGTGGACGCCTGTGCGGCCCTGGTTAAGGACGTAGAGGCAGGAAAGTTAAGGGCGGAAGAGGTCCGAGAGGATACCCTGGAGAGATACCTCTACACGGCCGGTTTGCCCGACCCTGATCTCCTGATCCGGGCGGCCGGGGAGATGCGCCTCAGCAACTTTCTGCTGTGGCAGGCGGCCTATACGGAATTATGGGTTACTTCTACTTTGTGGCCGGATTTCCGCCGGGAAGACCTGCTCGCGGCCCTGGAGGATTATGCCCGGCGGGAGCGGCGCTTTGGGGGATTAAAATAA
- a CDS encoding 4Fe-4S binding protein: MAYRITEECLACGVCADECPSGAISEGDNIFVIDPDVCTNCGTCMEVCPNEAIVEE; encoded by the coding sequence ATGGCCTACCGGATTACCGAGGAGTGCCTGGCATGCGGCGTATGTGCAGATGAGTGCCCCAGCGGGGCGATTTCGGAGGGAGATAACATCTTTGTGATCGACCCTGATGTCTGCACTAATTGCGGTACGTGTATGGAAGTTTGCCCCAATGAAGCCATCGTAGAAGAGTGA
- the frr gene encoding ribosome recycling factor: MQKTVEGLRRELATIRAGRANPALLEKVQVNYYGTPTPINQLATISAPEARLLVVQPWDRSVLGEMEKAILKSDLGLTPTNDGSVLRIVLPQLTEERRAELVKVARKKAEEFRVMVRNIRREANDKLRTKEKSGEASEDEVRRAQDKVQKLTDKYIQAIDKALAVKEEEIMEV; the protein is encoded by the coding sequence ATGCAGAAAACCGTGGAAGGACTGCGGCGGGAGCTGGCTACCATTCGTGCGGGAAGGGCCAACCCTGCCTTGCTGGAGAAGGTACAGGTGAACTACTACGGTACGCCTACGCCCATCAACCAGCTGGCCACTATCTCGGCCCCGGAGGCCAGGTTGCTGGTGGTGCAGCCCTGGGATCGTTCGGTCCTGGGAGAGATGGAGAAGGCCATCCTGAAGTCCGATCTGGGCTTGACCCCCACCAACGACGGCTCCGTGCTGCGGATTGTGCTGCCCCAATTAACCGAGGAGAGGCGGGCCGAACTCGTTAAGGTAGCCCGCAAGAAGGCCGAAGAGTTCCGGGTAATGGTGCGGAACATCCGGCGGGAGGCCAACGATAAGCTTAGGACCAAAGAAAAGAGCGGTGAAGCCTCGGAAGACGAGGTCCGCCGGGCCCAGGATAAAGTGCAAAAGTTGACCGACAAGTATATTCAGGCTATAGATAAAGCCCTGGCCGTGAAAGAAGAAGAAATTATGGAGGTTTAA
- the pyrH gene encoding UMP kinase: MGKPKYKRVVLKLSGEALAGNQGFGIDQDTISSIAEQIKEVRDLGVDVAVVVGGGNIWRGVKGSAKGMDRATADYMGMLATVINALALQDALERIGVDTRVQTAIEMRQIAEPYIRRRAIRHLEKGRVVIFAAGTGNPYFSTDTTAALRAAEIEAEVILMAKKVDGVYDSDPEENPDAKRYTGLDYLDVLNGKLGVMDSTATSLCMDNNIPLIVFGIKQKGNIFKAVMGEEIGTYVGR, from the coding sequence ATGGGCAAACCCAAGTATAAGAGGGTGGTATTGAAGTTAAGCGGAGAGGCCCTGGCGGGGAACCAGGGTTTTGGTATTGACCAGGACACCATCAGCTCCATTGCGGAGCAGATCAAGGAAGTTCGGGATTTAGGCGTAGATGTGGCCGTAGTGGTGGGCGGCGGCAATATTTGGCGCGGTGTGAAGGGCAGCGCCAAAGGTATGGACCGAGCCACGGCCGATTATATGGGTATGCTGGCCACAGTCATCAATGCCCTGGCCCTCCAGGACGCCCTGGAACGTATCGGGGTGGACACGAGGGTGCAGACGGCCATTGAGATGCGGCAGATTGCCGAGCCCTACATCCGGCGCCGGGCCATCCGGCACCTCGAGAAGGGGCGGGTGGTCATCTTTGCCGCCGGAACGGGCAACCCGTATTTTTCCACGGATACCACGGCGGCCTTGCGGGCAGCGGAAATCGAGGCTGAGGTTATACTCATGGCCAAGAAGGTAGATGGGGTTTACGATTCCGATCCGGAGGAGAATCCGGATGCCAAGAGATACACGGGGTTGGACTATCTGGATGTTTTGAACGGCAAGTTGGGTGTGATGGATTCTACCGCTACCTCTCTCTGTATGGATAATAATATTCCCCTTATCGTGTTCGGCATTAAACAAAAGGGTAATATCTTTAAGGCCGTTATGGGCGAAGAAATAGGGACCTACGTTGGGAGGTAG
- the tsf gene encoding translation elongation factor Ts codes for MISAADVKELRSRTGAGMMDCKRALEETGGDMDKAIEYLRMKGLAAAAKKAGRATSEGIVDAYIHGGGRIGVLIEVNCETDFVARTDEFKQLVHDLAMQVAAARPQYVRREDVPQEVIEKEKSILRAQALNEGRPEKVLDKIVEGRLEKFYQEACLMEQPFIKDMERTVKDLIAEKIAKLGENIEVRRFVRFELGEGGIEG; via the coding sequence ATGATCTCTGCTGCGGACGTTAAGGAGCTGCGTAGCCGTACCGGGGCCGGTATGATGGACTGCAAGAGGGCCCTGGAAGAAACCGGGGGAGACATGGATAAGGCCATCGAATACCTGCGTATGAAGGGCTTGGCGGCAGCCGCCAAAAAGGCTGGACGCGCTACTAGCGAAGGCATTGTGGATGCCTACATCCACGGCGGAGGCCGCATTGGGGTCCTAATCGAGGTCAACTGTGAAACCGATTTTGTGGCCCGGACCGACGAATTTAAACAACTGGTCCACGATCTGGCCATGCAGGTAGCCGCTGCCCGGCCTCAGTACGTGCGACGGGAGGATGTTCCCCAGGAAGTCATCGAAAAAGAGAAAAGTATTCTCCGAGCCCAAGCCCTCAATGAAGGCAGGCCGGAAAAGGTTCTCGATAAAATCGTAGAAGGCAGGCTGGAAAAGTTTTATCAAGAAGCTTGTCTTATGGAACAGCCCTTCATCAAGGATATGGAGCGCACCGTAAAGGATTTGATTGCTGAAAAAATAGCCAAGCTGGGAGAGAACATAGAGGTACGCCGCTTTGTACGGTTCGAATTGGGGGAAGGAGGGATAGAGGGGTAA
- the rpsB gene encoding 30S ribosomal protein S2 yields MAIISMKQLLEAGVHFGHQTRRWNPKMAPYIFTERNGIYIIDLQRTVKKIEEAYNFVRETASNGGKILFVGTKKQAQESIKEEAQRCGMFYVNVRWLGGTLTNFATIRRRIERLKELERMEEDGTLEVLPKKEAMTLRKERERLERFLGGIKEMRQLPDALYVVDPRKERIAVAEARRLGIPVVAIVDTNCNPDEIDYVIPGNDDAIRAIRLLTSKIADAVLEGLQGQDQPEAVGE; encoded by the coding sequence ATGGCGATTATTTCCATGAAGCAGTTGTTGGAAGCCGGAGTCCACTTTGGCCATCAGACGAGGCGCTGGAATCCGAAGATGGCCCCTTACATCTTCACCGAGCGCAACGGTATTTATATCATTGACCTGCAGCGTACGGTGAAAAAAATTGAGGAAGCCTACAACTTCGTCCGGGAAACAGCCAGCAACGGGGGCAAGATTCTCTTTGTAGGCACCAAGAAGCAAGCCCAGGAATCCATCAAGGAAGAGGCCCAGCGGTGCGGGATGTTCTACGTAAACGTGCGCTGGCTGGGAGGAACCCTGACCAATTTCGCCACCATCCGGAGGCGCATTGAGCGCCTTAAGGAACTGGAGCGCATGGAGGAGGACGGGACCCTGGAAGTGCTGCCCAAGAAGGAGGCCATGACCCTGCGCAAGGAGAGGGAGAGGCTCGAGCGTTTTCTGGGCGGCATTAAGGAAATGAGGCAGTTGCCGGATGCCCTTTATGTGGTTGACCCGCGCAAAGAGCGCATTGCCGTGGCCGAGGCCCGTCGTTTAGGCATACCCGTAGTGGCCATTGTGGATACCAACTGCAATCCCGATGAAATCGATTATGTAATCCCGGGTAACGATGACGCCATCCGCGCCATCCGGCTGTTGACCAGCAAGATAGCCGATGCCGTGTTGGAAGGCCTGCAGGGACAGGACCAGCCGGAAGCCGTTGGTGAGTAA
- the codY gene encoding GTP-sensing pleiotropic transcriptional regulator CodY gives MQTLLEKTRSINRLLQKTAGNPVDFQEMASVLRDVLGANTYIVGRHGRVLGYAFVEGFTCDIMEEIVFQSERFPEKYNEQLLRIDETQANFCQVGNACVFDAEKRCVFNNKLTTVVPIVSGGQRLGSLVLSKFNIRFTDEDLILAEYGATVVGMEILRSKAEKIEEEARKRAAVQVALATLSYSELEAVEHIFAELDGDEGILVASKIADRAGITRSVIVNALRKFESAGVIESKSLGMKGTYIRILNDNLLEELQKLRR, from the coding sequence ATGCAAACCTTGCTGGAAAAAACGCGCAGTATCAACCGTCTTCTGCAAAAGACCGCGGGCAACCCAGTGGATTTCCAAGAAATGGCCAGCGTACTCCGGGACGTCCTCGGAGCTAACACCTATATCGTCGGCCGCCACGGGCGGGTCCTGGGTTATGCTTTTGTGGAGGGTTTCACCTGCGACATTATGGAGGAGATAGTGTTCCAATCGGAGCGCTTCCCGGAGAAATACAACGAACAACTCCTCCGTATTGATGAAACCCAGGCCAACTTCTGCCAGGTGGGTAATGCCTGCGTGTTCGACGCCGAGAAGAGGTGTGTTTTCAACAACAAGTTGACGACCGTGGTACCCATCGTCAGCGGCGGCCAGCGCCTTGGTTCCCTGGTGTTGTCCAAGTTTAACATCAGGTTTACCGATGAAGACTTGATTTTGGCCGAATATGGGGCCACCGTAGTGGGTATGGAGATCCTGCGTTCTAAAGCCGAAAAGATTGAAGAGGAGGCGCGCAAGCGTGCTGCCGTGCAGGTGGCGCTGGCTACCCTGTCTTATTCCGAGCTGGAAGCAGTCGAGCACATTTTTGCCGAACTGGACGGCGATGAAGGAATCCTGGTAGCCAGCAAAATAGCCGATCGGGCCGGGATTACCCGTTCGGTTATTGTGAATGCCCTGCGGAAGTTCGAAAGCGCCGGTGTCATCGAGTCCAAGTCCCTGGGCATGAAGGGGACCTATATCCGCATTCTGAACGACAACCTGCTGGAGGAGTTGCAAAAACTGCGCCGCTAG